The Candidatus Methylomirabilota bacterium genomic sequence GTGGCCCTCGGGCTGCTCATCGTCGTCATCGTCGTCTTCTTCCCGGTCGGCATCATGGGCTGGCTGCGCGAGCGGTGGCCCGAGAAATTCGGCGAGAGGGTGGATCTCGAGGCCCGCACCGCGCCCGTATCTCTGGGGGAAAGCCAATGACCCCGATCCTCGAAGTGAGCGGCGTGACCAAATCGTTTGGCGGCGTCGTCGCCAACCACAACATCACCTTGAATGTGCCCGAGGGGAGCATCACCGGCCTCATCGGCCCGAACGGCTCGGGCAAGACGACGCTATTCAACTCGATTGTCGGATTCCATCCCATCGACAGCGGCTCGGTCACGTTCGAGGAGAAGGACATTTCACGACTGCGGGTGGCTGACGTTGCACGCCTGGGCCTCTTGCGTACCTTTCAGCAGACCCGCATCTACGGCAAAATGAGTTGCATGCAAAACATGGAGATCAGCGTACCCCACACCCATGAAGGGCTGCGCACCATGTTTTCGAAATACCCGCCGGAAGTGACCGAGCGGGCGGAAGAGCTCCTCGAGTTCGTCGGCTTATACCCCAAACGCCACTTGCGCGCAGGCGAGCTCTCGTTCGGCCAGCAAAAGCTCCTGGAACTCGCCATGGCCCTGATGAACGGGCCGAAATTACTGCTGCTCGACGAGCCGACAGCGGGGATCAATCCGGTCCTGATCAATAGCTTGATTGATCGGCTCAAACGAATAAACTCCGAAATCGGAATCACGCTTTTCGTGATCGAGCACAACATGCGGGTGATCATGGATTTGGCCGAGCATATCTATTGCCTGGCCCATGGCCAGTTGCTGGCGGACGGCCCACCCGATGAGATTCGCACCGATCAGCGGGTCATTAACGCGTATCTGGGATCCCAGTGATGGCGCACGAGAGCACATCCGGCAACGGCAGAAAAGCCAGCCGGTTGAGCGAAGGCGATCTCGAGACCGTCCCTTCCGTCGAGGACCTGGCTGGCGAGCCAGGTCGCGTCGTCAAAGAGGGGCCCACCCGGGAACGCATTGCTGAACTGGCCGGCAAGGAACCCGTGCTCCAGATCGACGGCCTGGTTGCCGGCTACGCCAAGATGGAAATCCTGCACGGCATCGACCTGCAAGTCGGAGCCGGTCAGTCACTGTGCCTCATCGGGCCCAACGGCGCCGGCAAGTCAACCGTGCTCCACTCGATCTACGGCTTTACCAACATCATGGGCGGGACCATCAAGGTCAAGGGAACGGACATCACAAGGCTCAGCCCCAACGAAAAGCTCAAAAACGCCGGCATCGCCTACATCCTGCAGGACAACTCCGTGTTTCCCGACATGACCGTCGAGGAAAACCTGTGGATGGGCGGCTTTCTGATGGACACAACTACCCATGCCAAGGAGGCGGCGGAAAAGGTGTTCGAGAAATATCCCCAGCTGGCCGAGCGCCGCCGCCTGCGGGCGGGCGTGCTCTCGGGCGGCGAGCGCCGGCTGCTTGAAATCGCCCGTGCCCTGGTCATGGAACCTCAGATCCTGCTCGTGGATGAGCCCTCGATCGGCCTCGAGCCTCGCTACATCGGCATGGTCTTCGAGGTCCTCGACGACCTGCAACACGGACAGGGGAAGACCATCGTGATGGTCGAGCAGAATGCCAAGAAGGGCCTGGAGTTCGCCGATATCGGCTATGTCCTAGTCTCGGGCGAGATCGCCATGGCCGGGAAAGGCAACGACCTGCTCCAAGATCCTGAGGTCGGCCGCCTCTTCCTCGGCGGTTGATATCCCTGTACCCTCTGTACCCTCTGCACTCGTCAGTACCGTCTACACTGTTTCGACAAGCTCACCACTAGCGATTCGGCAGCCCTTCGACAACCCTTCGACAAGCTCAGGGCGGGGCTCAGGGCAAGGCTCATCGCTAGCCTCCCCTGATCTGCTTCGTCAAGGCTGGCTCGATGCCCATGAGCCGCTGGTACACGGTTAGCTGTCCCCGGTGGTACATTTCGTGGGCGATCCCATGCTGGAGCCAGGCCAACCGGGTGCCCATCTCTCCGTCAAATCGCCTAATCAACTGCAGCATGTGCAGCTCGCCGACTTCGAGAAACTTTTTTTCTGCCTGTTTCAACTGCGATTTGAGCAATCTTACCAAGTCGAACTTGGTTTCGGCCCGGTAAGCCTCCTTGGCATGCATGCGAAGCAGTTTCGGCCACGGCGCCCTGTGGAAGTTCGTGTCGGCACGGGTGAGCTCACCGGTCATCATCATGGCCACCTCAAGAATATGAACCACCACTTCTTTGACGCTGCGAACCTCCGGTGTGGGCCGAAACTCAAATTTTGGGGCTGGAATATTTGCTATTTCATCAACCAGCCCTTCACGGGTATCGATCCAGGATTCGAGGGCTTCTTCTAAAAGGGTGGTAAATGTCTCCATTGCTTAACTCCACATACCAATCGAGCCTCGTTTCACGCTAACCACAACGACCCAGGTCTGCAGGAACATCAGTTCCTTGTTACGGAGGAACGGGCGCATGCCGGTTGCTTTCAATCCTTTCAGCTCTTGCGCCAGTTCTTCGACAATCGCCCGCCCTATTTCGGGTGAGGTCTCTGTCAATTCCAACCAGCGATCAACATTGACTTCAATCTCCCGGAAGATTGTATGGCCGATGTCCAGCCCGGCACCCTGCATGAGTCTTTTTAGCTCGCTGGGCGAGGGGGCTTTCGTATGCGAGGAATCGCGCATCCGTTCCAATTGGTTGTATGTTCCCGCCAAGGCTTCGTTCTCCGGCGATACCAGGTCGATGACAGCCACTTTTCCGCCCGGGCGGCAGACGCGCGCCATTTCTTCGATCGGAAGGTTCGGATCCTCAAAGTGGTGAATCGCAAAGCGACTGACAACCACATCGAATGTACCGTTTGGATACGGTAAGTCCTCCGCAAGTCCTTGTTCGAAGAGAATGTTTCCGATCCCGTCTTGTTCGGCTTGACGTCTCCCCTCGATGAGCATTTCGGCAGTCGTGTCCAATGCGACGACCTGCTTCACGTGGGGGGCAATTGCACGACTGAGATGACCGGTGCCAGCTGCCACATCCAGCACGACACAGTGAGATTCCAGGTCGAGATGGTTCACCATCCACTCAAGGTACACCGGGCTCGACAGTGTATGACCCGGCTCTCCAAAGCGGGGAGCCTGCTTGCTAAATTGTTTCCTGACGACGTCGTGGTGATTCTCTTTCATCCTTAAATCTTCCCGACCTCACGATCTCCCCTGCCCCAAAGACGCCGTTCGCAATGTCTGAATCAGGTGGATGATCTCATCTTGTGACAGGGTCGTGGCAGAATCCTTGGGTGCGAATATCAACATCTCAACCTTTCTGTCATCCTTGTCGAAAATATGAACCATGACCTTGCTTGTACGCGCCGGATTTCCGAACTGAAACCCTCGGAGGTCTTGATATTCAAATGAGTACAATCCAGACTCCGCATTCACCAAGAGCATGGGTTTGAGAATCAGCAATATCGAAAGCCTGACAACATCTTTTTTCGGCATGAAAACGGGAAGTTCATTTGGCGTGGCATTCAGGATCGCCTTATAGAGGGAATAGTTCGATTTCATGGTCTCCTGGCCGAAAACCAAAACCGTCTTGCCCGCATAATCCGGATTTTTTCCATAAACTCATCGACAAGATCGACACCCTCCGCAGGGTTAAAAACAACGATCGCTTTACGTGACTTGAAGAGGATGCGAGCAAAGGATTGTCTGGTGTCCTCTTTCTCAACATCTGTCCAAGGTGCTTCAAAGTCGTAGCCGAAAAACGATAACTTTCTTCCAGCGAATTTCAGCTCCGATGGTACCTCCAGACGGTGCGGAAGCACGTACAATTCTGGATATTCGCCTTGCGGTTTCTTGAGGTAAAAAACAGCAGCGGTCTGGACTCCAAAAAGCACACCGAATAGGATCACCAAGGCTACTGTGGCCCCGGTGACGGACAGGGTTACGAGGATCGCCTTTTTATTTTTCATCTTTGAAAATTTCTAGATCGGGGGTCACGTTTCTCGGCAATGCTGTGCACTTTATTCAAGAGGGTCTTGCTTCTTTCAGCTGAGGCGTGCAGCAGTTGGATGGGGGGATTTAGGGGATGTTACAAATCTTCTTTCTTAAATTCGTAGCTGTTAACGATGCCGTTCTGATCGAACCCTATGATCAATTGATACTTCTTGCGAGTTTCATATCGCGTCTCGTCATAACCTGCCCATTTAATCTCTTTCCCAGACATGGTCGTCCACTGATATACAAAAATCCTTTCGTTACCGTGTCCATAATCTGGATCACCCAAATTCAGCAGAACCTCTTCCCTCTTTGTAGATCCGACCTCCACAAACCCCAATGCTTCCTGCTCTATTGGTTCCCTGGACATGGTGCTGACAACTTGTTCAGGAATCGAAACGACGCATCCCGCACAGAGAAAGGCAAATATTACCGAGATATAGACTGTTTTCATCTTCGAAACCTCAGCAAGCTGTGTTTTTCCAAGATATCAATCTCGTCAAAAACCAGCACAAGACAGTAGGGCCCCCAGGGGGCTGGCTCAAGCAGTCCTTCTTCAAGGTGCATTGTATATGTCCATATTCTCCCGTCCTCGTACCGGAGAAACGGGCGACCCAACCGTGATTCAACCACTTCCTTTCTGATACCATCCTCCAGGAAAGGCAGCCACTTTTGTTGAAGATCGATTTCATTTGCATAGAACGTCTGGTGCTCTTGGGGGTTGTGGTGGGAGCACGCCATTAGCAGAAAGAGGAAAAGGGAAGGTATAAGAACTCTGCGTAGAAGCATGGATGACCTCTTTGGTTCCCTGTCACCCTGGTGCTGCCGATCTCGCTGGCCTGTTTGCACCTTGCTGGGTG encodes the following:
- a CDS encoding branched-chain amino acid ABC transporter permease — protein: VALGLLIVVIVVFFPVGIMGWLRERWPEKFGERVDLEARTAPVSLGESQ
- a CDS encoding ABC transporter ATP-binding protein — translated: MTPILEVSGVTKSFGGVVANHNITLNVPEGSITGLIGPNGSGKTTLFNSIVGFHPIDSGSVTFEEKDISRLRVADVARLGLLRTFQQTRIYGKMSCMQNMEISVPHTHEGLRTMFSKYPPEVTERAEELLEFVGLYPKRHLRAGELSFGQQKLLELAMALMNGPKLLLLDEPTAGINPVLINSLIDRLKRINSEIGITLFVIEHNMRVIMDLAEHIYCLAHGQLLADGPPDEIRTDQRVINAYLGSQ
- a CDS encoding ABC transporter ATP-binding protein — its product is MAHESTSGNGRKASRLSEGDLETVPSVEDLAGEPGRVVKEGPTRERIAELAGKEPVLQIDGLVAGYAKMEILHGIDLQVGAGQSLCLIGPNGAGKSTVLHSIYGFTNIMGGTIKVKGTDITRLSPNEKLKNAGIAYILQDNSVFPDMTVEENLWMGGFLMDTTTHAKEAAEKVFEKYPQLAERRRLRAGVLSGGERRLLEIARALVMEPQILLVDEPSIGLEPRYIGMVFEVLDDLQHGQGKTIVMVEQNAKKGLEFADIGYVLVSGEIAMAGKGNDLLQDPEVGRLFLGG
- a CDS encoding methyltransferase domain-containing protein: MKENHHDVVRKQFSKQAPRFGEPGHTLSSPVYLEWMVNHLDLESHCVVLDVAAGTGHLSRAIAPHVKQVVALDTTAEMLIEGRRQAEQDGIGNILFEQGLAEDLPYPNGTFDVVVSRFAIHHFEDPNLPIEEMARVCRPGGKVAVIDLVSPENEALAGTYNQLERMRDSSHTKAPSPSELKRLMQGAGLDIGHTIFREIEVNVDRWLELTETSPEIGRAIVEELAQELKGLKATGMRPFLRNKELMFLQTWVVVVSVKRGSIGMWS